A region from the Cervus elaphus chromosome 10, mCerEla1.1, whole genome shotgun sequence genome encodes:
- the C10H16orf54 gene encoding transmembrane protein C16orf54 homolog, translating into MPPTPAPLSGQTEASSWVPLPCGPCIPIMVALAALAAVFLLATAVLAERLFRRSLPPDPSIRAPTLVWRPGGELWIEPRGTPRERSEDWYGSEVPLLTDGAPDPPAQGGTLEARATAPPAPSTPRSPPSSLVPQTPPNAPTQSTFWGPQVWEERPQAPGLVSWAEPEQRPEASAYPGSPQARRVRPGSPDLEWGLQPRVTLEQISAFWRREGRSSVGF; encoded by the coding sequence ATGCCTCCAACCCCAGCGCCGCTCTCGGGGCAGACAGAGGCCTCCTCGTGGGTCCCGCTGCCCTGCGGACCCTGCATCCCCATCATGGTGGCCCTGGCCGCTCTGGCCGCCGTCTTCCTCCTGGCCACAGCCGTGTTGGCCGAACGCCTGTTTCGCCGCTCCCTCCCGCCGGACCCCAGCATCCGTGCACCCACCCTCGTGTGGCGCCCCGGAGGAGAGCTGTGGATCGAGCCCAGAGGCACGCCCCGAGAGCGCTCTGAGGACTGGTATGGCTCAGAGGTCCCCCTGCTGACAGACGGGGCCCCAGACCCGCCCGCCCAGGGGGGCACCTTGGAGGCACGAGCGACAGCCCCACCCGCTCCCTCAACCCCACGCTCCCCCCCAAGCAGCCTGGTCCCCCAGACCCCACCCAATGCCCCAACCCAGAGCACCTTCTGGGGGCCCCAGGTCTGGGAGGagaggccccaggccccaggcctggTGAGCTGGGCTGAGCCTGAACAGAGGCCAGAGGCCAGCGCGTATCCCGGGAGCCCTCAGGCCCGGAGGGTGCGGCCAGGAAGCCCCGATCTTGAGTGGGGCCTGCAGCCTCGGGTCACCCTGGAGCAGATCTCAGCTTTCTGGAGGCGTGAAGGCCGAAGCAGCGTGGGTTTCTGA
- the QPRT gene encoding nicotinate-nucleotide pyrophosphorylase [carboxylating], producing MDPEGLAHLLPPATLAALADSWLREDCPGLNYVALVSGTAPSQAVLWAKSPGVLAGRPFFDAIFAQVNCQVSWLLPEGSKLVPVAKVAEVRGPAHCLLLGERVALNTLARCSGVASMAAAAVETARGTGWAGHVAGTRKTTPGFRLVEKYGLLVGGAAAHRYDLGGLVMVKDNHVMAAGGVKKAVRAARRAADFALKVEVECSNLQEAVEAAEAGADLVLLDNFRPEELHPTAAALKAQFPSVSVEASGGVTLDNLPQFCGPHIDVISLGMLTQAAPALDFSLKLFAEGATPVPHTHRS from the exons gCCTGGCGCATCTGCTGCCTCCTGCCACTCTGGCCGCCCTGGCAGACAGCTGGCTCCGAGAGGACTGCCCAGGCCTCAACTACGTGGCCTTGGTCTCGGGGACAGCCCCCTCGCAGGCGGTGCTGTGGGCCAAGTCCCCGGGGGTGCTGGCAGGGAGGCCCTTCTTTGATGCCATCTTTGCCCAAGTCAACTGCCAGgtctcctggctcctccctgagGGATCAAAGCTGGTGCCTGTAGCCAAGGTGGCCGAAGTCCGGGGCCCTGCCCACTGCCTGCTGCTGGGGGAGCGGGTGGCCCTTAACACGCTGGCCCGCTGTAGTGGAGTTGCCAGCATGGCTGCTGCCGCGGTAGAGACCGCCAGGGGGACCGGCTGGGCCGGGCATGTGGCAGGCACACGGAAGACTACACCAGGCTTCCGGCTGGTGGAGAAATACGGGCTCCTAGTGGGCGGGGCTGCCGCCCACCGCTACGACCTTGGCGggctggtgatggtgaaggacaaccATGTCATGGCAGCCGGTGGTGTGAAAAAG GCGGTGCGGGCAGCGCGGCGGGCAGCCGACTTCGCCCTGAAGGTGGAGGTGGAATGCAGCAACCTGCAGGAGGCTGTGGAGGCGGCCGAGGCAGGAGCGGACCTCGTCCTGCTGGACAACTTCAGGCCTGAG GAGCTGCACCCCACGGCCGCCGCGCTGAAGGCCCAGTTCCCCAGTGTGAGTGTGGAGGCCAGCGGGGGCGTCACGCTGGACAACCTCCCGCAGTTCTGTGGGCCCCACATCGATGTCATCTCTTTGGGGATGCTGACACAGGCGGCCCCGGCCCTCGATTTCTCCCTCAAGCTGTTTGCTGAAGGGGCCACTCCAGTGCCCCACACCCACCGGTCCTAA